Proteins from a genomic interval of Bradyrhizobium sp. CCGB01:
- a CDS encoding SDR family NAD(P)-dependent oxidoreductase — translation MQGPEDDAGLAGKVALISGGGAAGDGIGNGRAAAILLARAGANVLVADRDLKLAERTVGMIAAEGGTAAAHGGDVTSEADCRTLVEAALDRWGRLDFLDNNVGIGSRGSVVDETPEQYRRVMQVNVETMFLLSKHAIPAMIKTARGGAIVNISSISALRPRGLTTYTTSKAAIIGLTRAMAVDHGRDNIRVNCICPGPMYTPMVYARGMSEQARAQRARASVLKTEGTGWDVGHAVKFLLSNFARYITGQVLVVDGGVTLQAPERESQEH, via the coding sequence ATGCAGGGCCCTGAGGACGATGCCGGCCTCGCCGGCAAGGTCGCCTTGATCAGCGGCGGCGGCGCCGCGGGCGACGGCATCGGCAACGGCCGCGCTGCAGCAATTTTGCTCGCCCGCGCCGGCGCAAACGTGCTGGTGGCCGATCGCGACCTCAAGCTCGCCGAGCGCACCGTCGGGATGATCGCGGCCGAAGGCGGCACGGCAGCAGCGCATGGCGGCGACGTCACCAGCGAAGCGGATTGCAGGACACTGGTCGAGGCCGCGCTCGACCGCTGGGGCCGGCTCGATTTCCTCGACAACAATGTCGGCATCGGCAGCCGCGGCAGCGTGGTCGACGAGACCCCCGAGCAGTATCGTCGCGTCATGCAGGTCAATGTCGAGACCATGTTCCTGCTGTCGAAGCATGCGATTCCCGCCATGATCAAGACCGCCAGGGGCGGCGCGATCGTCAACATCTCATCGATCTCGGCGCTCAGGCCGCGCGGGCTCACGACCTACACGACCTCGAAGGCCGCCATCATCGGTCTCACGCGCGCGATGGCGGTCGATCACGGCCGCGACAACATCCGCGTCAACTGCATCTGCCCCGGGCCGATGTACACGCCGATGGTCTATGCCCGCGGCATGAGCGAGCAGGCTCGCGCGCAGCGGGCCAGGGCCTCAGTGCTCAAGACGGAAGGCACCGGCTGGGACGTCGGCCACGCCGTCAAATTCCTGCTCAGCAACTTTGCCCGCTACATCACCGGCCAGGTGCTGGTCGTCGACGGCGGCGTCACGCTGCAAGCCCCCGAACGCGAGTCACAAGAACACTAG
- a CDS encoding cytochrome ubiquinol oxidase subunit II translates to MNLLDPQGPVAVANSTILVDSVFIMLVIVVPTIFAILAFAFWFRASNPKAHYQPDFVYSGRVEMVVWAIPALTVILLGGVAWIGSHQLDPAAPVPGTGSPVRIQAVSLDWKWLFIYPDQRIATVNTLTVPAGAELNFQLTSSSVMNTFFIPQLGSMIYTMNGMVTKLNLRADNEGKLQGLSAHFSGDGFPDMMFDVNVISPLAFPDWVATTAKTDAVLNEESYKKLMQQGIEKGRPTYRLDDPRLFDLIATQHIPPGPGPELISDAGRPHSGGHDAR, encoded by the coding sequence ATGAATCTGCTCGATCCACAAGGGCCGGTGGCTGTCGCCAACAGCACCATCCTGGTCGATTCCGTCTTCATCATGCTCGTGATCGTGGTGCCGACCATTTTCGCGATCCTGGCGTTTGCGTTCTGGTTTCGCGCCTCGAATCCGAAGGCGCATTACCAGCCTGACTTCGTCTATTCCGGCCGCGTCGAAATGGTGGTGTGGGCGATTCCCGCGCTCACCGTGATCCTGCTCGGCGGCGTCGCCTGGATCGGCTCGCACCAGCTCGATCCCGCCGCGCCCGTGCCGGGCACCGGCAGTCCGGTCCGCATCCAGGCCGTCTCGCTCGACTGGAAATGGCTCTTCATCTATCCGGATCAGCGCATTGCCACCGTCAACACGCTGACGGTGCCGGCCGGCGCCGAGCTGAACTTCCAGCTGACGTCGTCGAGCGTGATGAACACGTTCTTCATCCCGCAGCTCGGCAGCATGATCTACACCATGAACGGCATGGTGACGAAGCTGAACCTGCGCGCCGACAACGAGGGCAAGTTGCAAGGCCTTTCGGCGCATTTCTCCGGCGACGGCTTTCCCGACATGATGTTCGACGTCAACGTGATCTCGCCACTCGCTTTCCCGGACTGGGTTGCGACCACGGCGAAGACCGATGCCGTGCTGAACGAGGAGAGCTACAAGAAGCTGATGCAGCAGGGCATCGAGAAGGGCAGGCCGACCTACCGGCTCGACGATCCCCGGCTGTTCGACCTGATCGCGACCCAGCACATTCCGCCAGGGCCCGGCCCGGAGCTGATCTCCGATGCCGGCAGGCCGCACAGTGGAGGCCACGATGCTCGGTAA
- the cyoB gene encoding cytochrome o ubiquinol oxidase subunit I: MLGKLDWSAIPFDQPIPLVAGAVVLVAILGVLIWVVVKGHLPYLWHEWITSVDHKRIGVMYILLASVMLLRGGSDAIMMRIQQAIAYQSQGYLPPEHYNQIFSAHGTIMIFFVAMPFVIGLMNLVVPLQLGVRDVAFPTLNSVGFWLTATGALLVNLSLVIGEFARTGWLAFPPLSGLSYSPGVGVDYYAWSLQISGVGTLVAGINLVTTVLKLRTKGMNYLRMPMFCWTTLASNLLIVAAFPILTATLAMLLLDRYLGFHFFTNEAGGNVMMFMNLIWAWGHPEVYILVLPAFGIFSEVVSTFSGKALFGYRSMVLATMAICVISFMVWLHHFFTMGAGPDVNAIFGIASMIIAIPTGVKIYNWLFTMYGGRIRFATPMLWSVGFMVTFIIGGLTGVLVAVPPADFMLHNSMFLVAHFHNVIIGGVLFGAFAGFEYWFPKAFGFRLDERWGKLAFWFTFLGFYVTFMPLYIAGMLGMTRRLQHYDVAAWRPWMIVAAFGMAVLTIGVICQIIQLVVSIRNREALRDRTGDPWDGRSLEWATSSPPPVFNFAFHPDVRGEDAYWDMKARAQQQSLGHEKPEYHDIEMPRNSPTGFICAFFATIMGFALIWHIWWMVILGGIGAFATFVVFAWRDHDEYVIPAEEVARIDRVNIEERRSLVSMAGAI; encoded by the coding sequence ATGCTCGGTAAGCTCGATTGGTCGGCGATCCCGTTCGACCAGCCGATACCCCTCGTCGCGGGTGCCGTGGTGCTGGTCGCGATCCTCGGCGTGCTGATCTGGGTCGTCGTGAAAGGGCATTTGCCGTATCTCTGGCACGAATGGATCACCAGCGTCGATCACAAGCGCATCGGCGTGATGTACATCTTGCTGGCTTCGGTGATGCTGCTGCGCGGCGGCAGCGACGCCATCATGATGCGGATCCAGCAGGCGATCGCCTACCAGTCGCAAGGGTATCTGCCGCCGGAGCATTACAACCAGATCTTCTCGGCCCACGGCACCATCATGATCTTCTTCGTGGCGATGCCGTTCGTGATCGGGCTGATGAATCTGGTCGTGCCGCTGCAGCTCGGCGTGCGCGACGTCGCATTCCCGACCCTCAATTCCGTCGGCTTCTGGCTGACCGCGACCGGTGCGCTGCTGGTCAATCTCTCGCTCGTGATCGGCGAGTTCGCCCGCACCGGCTGGCTCGCCTTTCCGCCGCTCTCGGGGCTGTCCTATTCGCCCGGCGTCGGCGTCGACTACTACGCCTGGTCGCTCCAGATCTCCGGTGTCGGCACGCTGGTCGCCGGCATCAACCTCGTCACAACGGTGCTGAAGCTGCGCACCAAGGGCATGAACTATCTGCGCATGCCGATGTTCTGCTGGACCACGCTTGCCTCCAACCTCCTGATCGTGGCGGCCTTCCCGATCCTCACCGCCACGCTCGCGATGCTGCTGCTCGACCGCTACCTCGGCTTTCATTTCTTCACTAACGAGGCCGGCGGCAACGTCATGATGTTCATGAACCTGATCTGGGCCTGGGGACATCCGGAAGTCTACATCCTGGTATTGCCGGCCTTCGGCATCTTCTCCGAGGTGGTGTCGACCTTCTCAGGCAAGGCGCTGTTCGGCTATCGCTCGATGGTGCTCGCGACCATGGCGATCTGCGTCATCTCCTTCATGGTCTGGCTGCACCATTTCTTCACGATGGGCGCCGGCCCCGACGTCAACGCCATCTTCGGCATCGCCAGCATGATCATCGCGATCCCGACGGGGGTGAAGATCTACAACTGGCTGTTCACGATGTATGGCGGCCGCATCCGCTTCGCGACGCCGATGCTGTGGTCGGTCGGCTTCATGGTCACCTTCATCATCGGCGGGTTGACGGGCGTGCTGGTCGCGGTGCCACCGGCCGACTTCATGCTCCATAACAGCATGTTCCTGGTCGCGCACTTCCATAACGTCATCATCGGCGGCGTGCTGTTCGGCGCCTTCGCCGGCTTCGAGTACTGGTTCCCGAAGGCGTTCGGTTTTCGTCTCGACGAGCGCTGGGGCAAGTTGGCGTTCTGGTTCACCTTTCTCGGCTTCTACGTCACTTTCATGCCGCTCTACATTGCCGGCATGCTGGGCATGACGCGGCGCCTGCAGCATTACGACGTTGCGGCGTGGCGGCCATGGATGATCGTGGCAGCGTTCGGCATGGCCGTGCTGACGATCGGCGTGATCTGCCAGATCATCCAGCTCGTGGTCAGCATCCGTAACCGCGAGGCGCTCCGCGACCGCACCGGCGATCCCTGGGACGGCCGCTCGCTGGAATGGGCGACCTCGTCGCCGCCGCCGGTTTTCAACTTCGCTTTCCATCCCGACGTGCGTGGCGAGGATGCCTACTGGGACATGAAGGCCCGCGCCCAACAGCAATCGCTGGGGCATGAGAAGCCCGAATATCATGACATCGAGATGCCCCGGAACTCCCCGACCGGTTTCATCTGCGCGTTCTTCGCCACCATCATGGGCTTTGCGCTGATCTGGCACATCTGGTGGATGGTGATCCTGGGCGGAATCGGCGCGTTCGCGACCTTCGTCGTGTTCGCCTGGCGCGACCATGACGAATACGTCATTCCGGCCGAAGAGGTCGCTCGCATCGACCGCGTCAATATCGAGGAGCGGCGCAGCCTCGTCAGCATGGCGGGAGCGATCTGA
- a CDS encoding cytochrome (ubi)quinol oxidase subunit III: MSMTATAGRAHADPHHIGVVVEHPGPASKRIVTAYGFWVFLLSDIVMFSCFFAAYAVLHGQTAGGPSGAEIFEQRNVAIETVCLLLSSFTCGMASIAADVRNRFWFYLGMAVTCVLGIIFLVIEFREFADLIARGYGPTRSAFLSSFFSLVGCHGLHVSAGVLWLLTMMAQVFAKGFRADVLRRMMCFALFWHALDIIWVGVFSVVYLLGSAV, from the coding sequence ATGTCGATGACCGCAACTGCCGGCCGCGCGCATGCCGATCCCCATCACATCGGCGTCGTCGTCGAGCATCCGGGACCGGCGTCGAAGCGGATCGTGACCGCCTACGGCTTCTGGGTGTTCCTGCTCTCCGACATCGTGATGTTCTCCTGCTTCTTTGCGGCCTATGCGGTGCTGCACGGCCAAACCGCCGGCGGCCCGAGCGGCGCGGAGATTTTCGAGCAGCGGAACGTCGCGATCGAGACGGTCTGCCTGCTGCTGTCGAGCTTCACCTGCGGCATGGCCAGCATCGCAGCCGATGTCCGCAACCGGTTCTGGTTCTACCTCGGCATGGCCGTGACCTGCGTGCTGGGAATTATCTTCCTCGTGATCGAGTTCCGCGAGTTCGCCGACCTCATCGCGCGCGGCTATGGCCCGACGCGTAGCGCGTTCCTGTCGTCGTTCTTCTCGCTGGTCGGATGCCACGGGTTGCATGTGTCGGCCGGCGTTCTGTGGCTGCTCACCATGATGGCCCAAGTGTTCGCCAAGGGATTCCGTGCCGATGTCCTGCGCCGGATGATGTGCTTTGCGCTGTTCTGGCATGCGCTCGATATCATCTGGGTCGGAGTCTTCTCCGTCGTTTACCTGCTCGGGAGTGCCGTATGA
- the cyoD gene encoding cytochrome o ubiquinol oxidase subunit IV: protein MSDQAHVPAGHDLAPGDEEQHSVGARILGYVVGLVLALLLTATSFFIAGTDLVWQPSIPVALIVLAIAQMGVHLVFFLHITTGPDNTNNVLALAFGLLVVFLVVGGTVWIMGHLNANMPPMDHIMQMRR from the coding sequence ATGAGCGATCAGGCGCATGTACCGGCCGGCCACGACCTCGCACCGGGCGATGAGGAGCAACACAGCGTCGGCGCGCGCATCCTCGGTTACGTGGTCGGGCTTGTCCTCGCGCTGTTGCTCACGGCGACGTCGTTCTTCATCGCCGGGACCGATCTGGTCTGGCAGCCCTCCATCCCCGTTGCGCTGATCGTGCTGGCGATCGCGCAGATGGGCGTGCATCTGGTGTTCTTCCTGCACATCACGACGGGCCCCGACAACACCAACAACGTGCTGGCGCTCGCCTTTGGCCTTCTGGTCGTGTTCCTGGTGGTCGGCGGGACAGTCTGGATCATGGGGCATCTGAACGCGAACATGCCGCCGATGGACCACATCATGCAGATGCGCCGCTAG